The window GGCCGGTGCCGCCGAGCAATCTGCGCTGCGCAAAATTCGCGTCGCCATCACTTCCATCTCCGGCTCCATGGTTCCACCCTGGGCGGCGAACGAAGCCGGCATCTTCAAAAAATACGGTCTGCAAGTCGAAGTCATCGCCACGCCGAGCGGCATCCAAGGCACCAATGCGTTGATCGCCAACGAGGTTTCTTTTCTGCAGATCGCCGGCAGCACCACCACCGGCGCCGCCGTTGGCGGCGCCGATTTAAAAATCGTCGCGACCATGACCGCAACGTTGGTTTTGAACTTGGCGGTGCGGCCGGAAATAGAGAAGCCCGAACAGCTGCGCGGCAAGAGCATCGGCATCAGCCGCTTCGGAACGTCGCTCCACAGCGGCGCGCGCTTGGCGGCGAAACATTATGGTCTGGAACCGGGAAGAGACGTGAACATCGTCGAGATCGGCGCCGGCGATTGGATCGTCGGCGCCATGCAGGGAAATCGCGTGCAGGCCGGCGTGTTCGGCTATCCGGTCACCAGCCGGGCGGTCAAGCTCGGCAACCGCGTGATGCTGCATCTGCCGTCGCTCAACATTCCCTACGCCTCCACTGGCGTCTCCACCCGCGGCGACATCATCCGCGACGATCCAGATCTGGTGCGCCGCTATCTGTCGGCGCAGATCGAAGCGATCGCGCTGATGAAACGCGACCGGCCCTTCGCCATGAAAGTTTTGTCGAAGTACTTGCGCACCAACGATATGGACCTGCTCAATGAGTCCTACGATATTCAGATCGCCAAATACATGCAGAAAACGCCGCTGCCAACCGCTGAAGCTGTGCGATCAGTTCTTGAAGAACTGACAGACCGAAATCCCAAGGCCAAAGACCTCGACCCCAATAAATTCTTCGACGACCGCTTCGTGCGCCAGTTGCAGGCGGGA is drawn from Deltaproteobacteria bacterium and contains these coding sequences:
- a CDS encoding ABC transporter substrate-binding protein, yielding MVRNRLLLAVGVISSFSASLPAGAAEQSALRKIRVAITSISGSMVPPWAANEAGIFKKYGLQVEVIATPSGIQGTNALIANEVSFLQIAGSTTTGAAVGGADLKIVATMTATLVLNLAVRPEIEKPEQLRGKSIGISRFGTSLHSGARLAAKHYGLEPGRDVNIVEIGAGDWIVGAMQGNRVQAGVFGYPVTSRAVKLGNRVMLHLPSLNIPYASTGVSTRGDIIRDDPDLVRRYLSAQIEAIALMKRDRPFAMKVLSKYLRTNDMDLLNESYDIQIAKYMQKTPLPTAEAVRSVLEELTDRNPKAKDLDPNKFFDDRFVRQLQAGDFIEALYR